One Chordicoccus furentiruminis DNA window includes the following coding sequences:
- a CDS encoding zinc ribbon domain-containing protein yields the protein MKDFFQRMNDRIRSMMEGRYGTDDFSKCLLTVTLIFLALAFLTGNAFCYLAAIAGIACTYYRILSRDFARRAAENQRFLSETARIRRAFRIQKKRFGDRREYRYFKCPSCGQEVRVPRGKGHIRITCPSCKNQFDRTV from the coding sequence ATGAAGGATTTCTTTCAGAGAATGAATGACAGGATCCGCAGTATGATGGAGGGACGCTACGGCACTGACGATTTCTCGAAGTGTCTCCTGACCGTGACGCTGATCTTTCTTGCACTCGCGTTTCTGACAGGAAACGCGTTCTGCTACCTGGCGGCGATCGCGGGCATCGCCTGCACCTATTACCGGATTCTGTCGAGGGATTTTGCGCGGCGCGCGGCGGAAAACCAGCGGTTTCTGTCCGAGACGGCGCGGATCCGGCGCGCTTTCCGGATCCAGAAGAAGCGCTTCGGCGACCGGCGGGAGTACCGCTATTTCAAATGTCCGAGCTGCGGACAGGAGGTGCGTGTGCCGCGGGGCAAGGGGCATATCCGGATCACATGCCCGTCATGCAAGAATCAGTTTGACCGGACCGTCTGA
- the deoD gene encoding purine-nucleoside phosphorylase — protein MTTSPSACIELKPGTHFAKCVLMPGDPLRAKYIAEHYLENPVLVNDVRNMLAYTGTYQGKEVSVMGSGMGIPSLGLYATELYEFFGVDSIIRVGSAGGLGDDVHVRDVVIAIGASSNTGFQDAVDLPGFLAPTADYGMLSDAVEAAKELGVRADVGRVYTSDFFYYPNPEAEINRKARATGHLALEMETAGLYLQAAVHGKKALSILTISDHIFTGEALSAAERQDSFHEMMEIALKTAAKAVG, from the coding sequence ATGACGACTTCGCCGTCCGCGTGCATCGAGCTGAAGCCCGGCACGCATTTTGCAAAATGTGTTCTGATGCCGGGAGATCCGCTTCGCGCAAAGTATATCGCGGAGCATTATCTGGAGAATCCGGTGCTGGTCAATGATGTCCGCAACATGCTCGCCTACACCGGCACTTATCAGGGAAAGGAAGTTTCCGTGATGGGCTCCGGTATGGGAATCCCGTCTCTGGGACTTTACGCGACGGAGCTCTATGAGTTTTTCGGTGTGGATTCCATCATCCGCGTCGGTTCCGCCGGCGGTCTCGGCGACGACGTGCATGTGCGGGATGTCGTGATCGCGATCGGCGCATCCTCGAACACGGGCTTCCAGGATGCCGTGGATCTTCCGGGCTTCCTTGCGCCGACGGCGGATTACGGCATGCTGAGCGACGCGGTGGAAGCGGCAAAGGAGCTGGGCGTCCGCGCGGATGTCGGCCGCGTCTATACGTCGGATTTCTTCTATTATCCGAATCCGGAGGCGGAGATCAACCGGAAGGCCAGGGCGACCGGTCATCTCGCGCTTGAGATGGAGACGGCCGGGCTTTACCTCCAGGCGGCGGTGCACGGGAAGAAGGCGCTGTCGATTCTGACGATCTCGGACCACATTTTCACGGGCGAGGCGCTGAGTGCTGCGGAACGGCAGGACAGCTTCCATGAGATGATGGAGATCGCGCTGAAGACGGCTGCAAAGGCAGTGGGCTGA
- a CDS encoding L,D-transpeptidase family protein codes for MKITAHGGKAGRAIRIVTAVSAACALGIYLGLAVYYHTHFFKGTSVNGQDMSNLTAAGAKAKLGIASDGYRLEITGRDGLEKTISAADISRTYVDNHSVDGLLAQQPSFAWIVGTMRERAERLPESASFDEAAAKRQIQALWNTAQAGFVSPENAYLSQDENGLYTIVPEKEGTQMNEERLEKAVLGALEESRTSLDLDAAGVYEKPSVRSDDASLRAEKESVNRYLAVNVRYDFGDTEEKLDADTILPLLTVKDTTASVSKEAVAELVDRWCRTYSTLDYDFTIRDHSGEPVTVNAGGSYGWRLDREAMEKDVTEALENGASGKREPVWEVTQNWGRENNGLGKTYVEIDLSDQHLYAYRDGETVVSTDVVTGLNNDERRTVNGAYFVTSRMTDLILGNLETKGYETHVDYWLGFCGGQGMHDAWWRSSFGGDIWINDGSHGCVNVPESVMPELYANVDEGEPVVLYY; via the coding sequence ATGAAAATAACTGCACATGGGGGGAAGGCGGGACGGGCGATCCGTATCGTGACGGCAGTCAGCGCCGCCTGCGCGCTGGGAATCTATCTCGGCCTCGCCGTCTATTACCACACGCATTTCTTCAAGGGAACTTCCGTCAACGGCCAGGACATGTCCAACCTGACGGCGGCCGGGGCCAAGGCAAAGCTGGGAATCGCCAGCGACGGGTACCGACTCGAGATCACGGGCAGGGACGGTCTTGAGAAAACGATCAGTGCGGCCGACATCAGCCGGACGTATGTGGACAACCACAGTGTGGACGGACTGCTTGCGCAGCAGCCGTCATTTGCCTGGATTGTCGGGACGATGCGGGAACGCGCGGAACGGCTCCCCGAGAGCGCTTCCTTTGACGAGGCGGCGGCGAAGCGGCAGATTCAGGCTCTGTGGAATACCGCCCAGGCGGGATTCGTCTCTCCGGAGAATGCATACCTCTCCCAGGACGAAAACGGGCTGTATACGATCGTGCCGGAGAAGGAAGGGACACAGATGAACGAAGAACGTCTGGAAAAAGCGGTGCTCGGCGCTCTTGAGGAGAGCCGGACGTCGCTGGATCTGGACGCCGCGGGCGTCTACGAGAAGCCGTCCGTCCGCTCGGACGACGCATCTCTTCGCGCGGAGAAGGAATCCGTCAACCGCTATCTGGCCGTCAATGTGCGCTACGACTTCGGCGATACGGAGGAAAAGCTTGACGCGGACACCATTCTGCCTCTGCTCACCGTGAAGGATACGACCGCTTCCGTCTCGAAGGAAGCGGTCGCGGAACTGGTGGACCGCTGGTGCCGGACCTACAGCACGCTGGATTACGATTTTACAATCCGGGATCACAGCGGTGAACCGGTGACGGTGAATGCCGGCGGCTCCTACGGCTGGCGGCTCGACCGGGAGGCGATGGAAAAGGACGTGACAGAAGCGCTGGAAAACGGCGCTTCCGGAAAACGCGAGCCGGTCTGGGAGGTTACCCAGAACTGGGGGCGGGAGAACAACGGACTGGGGAAGACCTATGTCGAGATCGATCTTTCGGATCAGCATCTCTACGCTTACCGCGACGGGGAGACAGTGGTCTCCACGGATGTTGTGACCGGACTCAATAACGATGAGCGGCGGACGGTAAACGGGGCGTACTTTGTAACGAGCCGGATGACGGATCTGATTCTCGGCAATCTGGAGACGAAGGGATACGAGACGCATGTGGATTACTGGCTCGGCTTCTGCGGAGGGCAGGGCATGCATGACGCGTGGTGGAGGAGCTCTTTCGGCGGGGATATCTGGATCAATGACGGTTCTCACGGATGCGTCAATGTGCCGGAATCCGTGATGCCGGAGTTATACGCGAATGTGGACGAGGGAGAACCGGTGGTGCTGTATTACTGA
- a CDS encoding alpha/beta hydrolase: MHAFQKALAAAAGLAGATMLGSRYFYELAIPRRSKLTIHGRGQSPEQKAAQRKRMEGFERWMAEQPAEDLWAASFDGLRLHAKYIPADEPTDRVMILVHGYRSSPLNDFGEMLPFYRDRMKMNLLLPDDRGHGQSEGGYIGFGWQDHFDVETWIDVMIGRLGPSASVFLHGVSMGAATVMITAGDPLPKQVRGVIEDCGYTSLVEELTYCMHHYYHLPVQPFLAEIDLCTKRDAGYRFEDCDPAAALRKTSLPFLMIHGDDDHFVPSFMLDRNYDACASADKRKVLIHGADHALAYVTDRALYEQEVSAFIGARA; this comes from the coding sequence ATGCATGCATTTCAAAAGGCGCTGGCAGCGGCGGCCGGTCTTGCCGGAGCGACCATGCTGGGAAGCCGGTATTTTTATGAGCTGGCGATTCCGCGCCGCTCGAAGCTGACGATTCACGGGAGAGGCCAGTCGCCGGAACAGAAGGCGGCCCAGCGGAAACGGATGGAAGGATTCGAGCGGTGGATGGCGGAGCAGCCGGCGGAGGATCTCTGGGCGGCGTCCTTCGACGGTCTTCGTCTGCACGCGAAATACATCCCGGCGGACGAGCCGACGGACCGGGTGATGATCCTGGTGCACGGCTACCGCAGCTCGCCGCTCAATGATTTCGGAGAGATGCTTCCCTTCTACCGGGACCGGATGAAGATGAACCTGCTTCTTCCGGACGACCGGGGGCACGGACAGAGCGAGGGCGGCTACATCGGCTTCGGATGGCAGGATCATTTTGACGTGGAAACGTGGATTGACGTGATGATCGGCCGGCTCGGGCCGTCGGCTTCCGTCTTTCTTCACGGCGTCTCCATGGGCGCGGCGACTGTGATGATCACCGCCGGCGATCCGCTCCCGAAGCAGGTCCGCGGCGTCATCGAGGACTGCGGCTACACATCGCTGGTGGAGGAACTGACTTACTGCATGCACCATTACTACCATCTGCCGGTGCAGCCGTTCCTTGCCGAGATTGATCTCTGCACGAAACGGGACGCCGGGTACCGGTTTGAGGACTGCGATCCGGCCGCGGCGCTCCGGAAAACGAGCCTGCCGTTTCTGATGATTCACGGAGATGATGATCATTTCGTCCCGTCGTTCATGCTGGACCGGAATTATGATGCCTGCGCCAGCGCGGACAAGCGGAAGGTACTGATCCACGGAGCGGATCACGCACTGGCCTATGTCACGGACCGGGCGCTTTACGAGCAGGAGGTCAGCGCGTTCATCGGGGCGCGTGCCTGA
- a CDS encoding glycosyltransferase family 2 protein, with protein MDVLYVVIPAYNEAANIRRTVNEWYPVVEKHNEEGLSRLVIINDGSRDQTYDIVIEEKKRRPFLIALTKQNGGHGSAVIAGYRYALAHGADYIFQTDADGQTNPDEFESFWNRRAEYDAVFGNRTDRRDGVSRVLVERILCFILRIYFHVGIPDSNAPFRLMKSQYVKDYLPRLPSDDYNLPNVMMTTFGVYDQKNVAFMPVSFRPRQGGTNSINIKKILLIGRRALGDFRRFRKNMEGNR; from the coding sequence ATGGATGTCTTATATGTTGTGATTCCGGCTTATAATGAGGCCGCCAATATTCGAAGAACGGTAAACGAATGGTATCCGGTTGTGGAAAAGCATAATGAAGAAGGCCTCTCGCGACTTGTGATCATCAACGATGGAAGCAGGGATCAGACGTATGATATCGTCATCGAAGAAAAAAAGAGGAGACCTTTCTTAATTGCCCTGACAAAACAGAACGGAGGGCATGGATCGGCCGTCATTGCCGGCTATCGGTATGCCCTTGCGCACGGCGCGGATTATATCTTCCAGACGGATGCGGACGGTCAAACGAATCCGGATGAGTTCGAGAGTTTCTGGAACCGCCGCGCTGAGTATGACGCGGTATTCGGAAACCGGACTGACCGCAGGGACGGCGTCTCAAGAGTTCTGGTGGAAAGAATTCTCTGCTTCATTCTGAGGATATATTTCCACGTCGGGATTCCGGACTCCAACGCACCGTTCAGACTGATGAAGAGTCAGTATGTGAAAGACTATCTTCCGAGGCTTCCGTCTGATGATTACAATCTGCCGAATGTGATGATGACGACATTCGGCGTGTATGATCAGAAAAATGTAGCCTTTATGCCCGTGTCCTTCAGACCGCGGCAGGGCGGGACCAATTCAATTAACATAAAAAAGATTCTGCTTATCGGAAGGCGGGCCCTCGGCGACTTCAGAAGGTTCAGAAAGAACATGGAAGGCAACCGCTGA
- the ltrA gene encoding group II intron reverse transcriptase/maturase translates to MGTENVSNDGCSQRDSAERKGYVRAHRSFNRIWKERDSAEPDILGRILDKDNLNRAYKRVKANKGAPGVDGMTIEDALPWLKEHQSELIVKIRGGHYTPSPVRRKEIPKPDGGVRKLGIPTVIDRIIQQAIAQQLMPIYEPLFSDGSYGYRPGRSAKDAIRKIKEYAEQGYTRAVVLDLSKYFDTINHVKLLNLLRQNVKDERVIQLIKRYLKSGVMEDGVVVPTEEGSPQGGNLSPLLANVYLNEFDQEFRRRGVPCIRYADDIVLLARSERASQRLLESSVKYLEGTLKLKVNREKSRTVSVFAIRNFKYLGFCFGKGKNGVYVRVHAKSWKKFKEKLRMLTSRSKCGSIVAAMKRIEVSARGWLYYYGIADMKRNIADLNGWLYRRVRMCIWKQWKLPRTRKRKLMGLGLPEWAACEGAYSRKAYWRMVNTGVVKTALTKERLIRWGFYDLAAAYQSVHDNC, encoded by the coding sequence ATGGGTACAGAAAACGTCAGCAATGACGGCTGCTCACAAAGAGATAGCGCGGAACGCAAAGGGTATGTGAGAGCGCACCGCTCTTTCAACCGGATATGGAAGGAAAGGGACAGTGCAGAGCCGGACATTCTCGGAAGGATACTGGATAAGGATAACCTTAACCGTGCCTACAAGAGAGTGAAGGCCAATAAAGGAGCGCCCGGAGTCGATGGGATGACCATAGAGGACGCGCTTCCATGGCTGAAGGAGCATCAGAGCGAACTTATAGTGAAGATAAGGGGCGGCCATTACACTCCGTCACCCGTAAGACGCAAAGAAATCCCGAAGCCGGACGGCGGGGTACGAAAACTTGGTATTCCGACGGTGATTGACCGCATCATCCAGCAGGCAATAGCACAACAGCTGATGCCCATCTATGAACCGCTGTTCTCAGACGGAAGCTACGGCTACCGTCCGGGAAGAAGTGCGAAGGATGCCATTCGGAAGATAAAGGAGTATGCGGAACAGGGATACACAAGGGCAGTTGTTCTTGACCTCTCCAAATATTTCGACACGATCAACCATGTGAAACTGCTCAACCTTCTGAGACAGAACGTCAAAGACGAAAGAGTAATTCAGCTGATCAAGCGTTATCTGAAGAGTGGAGTAATGGAAGACGGTGTTGTGGTTCCGACAGAAGAAGGTTCCCCGCAGGGCGGAAATCTTTCGCCATTGCTCGCGAACGTCTATCTGAACGAATTTGACCAGGAATTCAGAAGACGAGGGGTGCCATGCATCCGCTACGCAGACGACATCGTGCTGCTGGCGAGAAGTGAACGGGCATCGCAGAGGCTTTTGGAATCCAGCGTGAAGTATCTTGAAGGAACCTTGAAATTGAAGGTGAATCGGGAGAAAAGCAGAACGGTCAGCGTGTTTGCGATTCGAAATTTTAAGTACCTTGGCTTCTGTTTCGGGAAAGGTAAGAACGGAGTGTACGTCCGTGTCCATGCGAAGTCATGGAAGAAGTTCAAGGAGAAACTGCGTATGCTCACTTCCCGGAGTAAATGCGGAAGCATAGTAGCGGCTATGAAGCGAATAGAGGTTTCTGCGCGCGGATGGCTGTATTACTACGGTATAGCGGACATGAAGAGAAACATCGCCGACCTGAACGGCTGGCTGTACAGACGCGTACGGATGTGCATCTGGAAACAGTGGAAACTGCCACGGACGCGCAAACGCAAGCTGATGGGACTGGGTCTGCCCGAATGGGCAGCCTGTGAAGGCGCCTACAGCCGGAAAGCATACTGGCGAATGGTGAACACAGGTGTGGTTAAGACGGCCTTAACAAAAGAAAGACTGATACGCTGGGGCTTTTATGATCTGGCCGCAGCATATCAGTCTGTGCACGACAACTGTTGA
- a CDS encoding SHIRT domain-containing protein, giving the protein MKKNVSRLLTAVVSAAMLTGMMPSVICADDIDGAADSVAADVVSSGEDTAAAAQEVTASVSLTDLITGLPSVRTAADDSTVTGQSGAFDGNLTIAFDAADILSPLAGLLSDSGADGVTIGNPDGASENAVTAVLHFPDYVTLGAASATDDLASVRADVKTDDSTKTATVSFVVKDSDAASFLSHYEADQTDLGSGAEGTTKTADDGVGTVRADVITIPMSGDVGSGTSFASLEGAVSAATPDTGITLTAGAGTVTYSFSGSSAPVSAGEAEEEQPSSDGTSLTEPEETSSAAENEPAPDSQVSPAVSEPEGALSGSDSTDVSRDEENQLLPSDADSSGAQAATYGVRYEFVSGTEGRELPESVTELLPSDDGSYTSGTEVTAQAPEKTSVETEEGSWIFESYDFTSATVADGDVTFTGTWQFIPKAESTASSVLTESTVSSAEPETGSTVSSAASEIGDTASSAASASESASSASSSAASNQLLPSDTDSSEAQAATYGVRYEFVSGTEGKELPESVTALLPADDGQYTSGTEVTAQAPEKQSVETEDGTWTFRSYDADQKRMADGGMVFTGTWVFAPKASGTETTSGNASSETASSETASSETASSETASSEAASSETASSETASSETASSETASSETASSETVSSETASSETASSDTASSGTDSSKSGSSSPEADTVSELYSVFYDFSAQDGTELPVDVMDQLPKDGTKYKAGTKVTAQAPARTTVEEPEGTWTFAGYDHSSLTVTADGDNTFYGIWTFKSAETYEVKYQFVSDNDQYKLPDAVMELIPGDGNEYTAGSTVTARKPAAFKVSVSDGTWNFRGYDQDSAVVEDSDITFTGTWSFEKKEVKTYNVHYTFVSGTEGFGIPDDVAALLPSDGNEYESGQEVRAISPAETTLTVGSWIWTFAGYDQSKKTVGDSDITFTGTWTCRKNIDPNEKVTLKIVKKWVDSGNAAKARPSSISVTLYKNGTKYETFTCKAPTKTADTWTYTLPALPKYEDEKEISWTVDEAAVQGYSKSIDGMVITNTYGTKVNAAKTGDTSPIGLYVGVAVAALAVVVILLIAGRRKKK; this is encoded by the coding sequence ATGAAAAAGAATGTATCCAGACTGCTTACGGCAGTCGTCTCAGCGGCGATGCTGACCGGGATGATGCCATCGGTGATCTGCGCGGACGATATAGATGGCGCGGCAGACAGCGTGGCCGCTGATGTTGTCAGTTCAGGCGAAGATACGGCGGCCGCAGCGCAGGAGGTGACGGCCTCCGTCAGCCTCACGGATCTGATCACAGGGCTGCCTTCTGTCCGCACGGCGGCGGATGACAGCACTGTGACGGGCCAGTCGGGAGCCTTCGACGGGAATCTCACGATCGCATTTGACGCGGCCGATATCCTCTCTCCGCTGGCTGGACTCCTTTCGGATTCCGGAGCGGACGGCGTGACGATCGGCAATCCCGACGGGGCGTCGGAGAATGCGGTCACAGCGGTTCTTCATTTCCCTGATTACGTGACACTCGGGGCGGCATCCGCGACGGATGACCTCGCCAGTGTGCGTGCGGACGTGAAGACGGATGACAGCACGAAAACGGCCACAGTCTCGTTCGTGGTGAAGGATTCGGATGCGGCTTCGTTCCTCAGCCATTATGAGGCGGATCAGACGGATCTCGGCAGCGGGGCGGAAGGCACCACGAAGACGGCGGATGACGGCGTGGGCACGGTCCGGGCGGACGTCATCACGATCCCGATGAGCGGCGATGTCGGCAGCGGCACGTCGTTTGCCTCTCTTGAAGGCGCTGTCAGCGCCGCGACGCCGGATACGGGCATCACGCTGACGGCAGGAGCGGGAACGGTGACTTATTCGTTCAGCGGATCGAGCGCGCCGGTGAGCGCCGGCGAGGCGGAGGAAGAACAGCCGTCGTCGGACGGGACGTCTCTCACGGAGCCGGAGGAAACCTCTTCCGCCGCGGAGAACGAGCCCGCACCGGACAGTCAGGTTTCGCCGGCTGTTTCAGAACCGGAGGGCGCGCTTTCCGGTTCGGACAGCACGGACGTCAGCCGGGATGAGGAGAACCAGCTTCTTCCATCCGATGCAGATTCTTCCGGGGCGCAGGCCGCGACATACGGCGTACGCTATGAGTTTGTTTCCGGAACCGAGGGGAGGGAGCTTCCCGAATCGGTGACAGAGCTTCTGCCTTCCGATGACGGCAGCTACACGAGCGGCACGGAAGTGACGGCGCAGGCGCCGGAGAAGACATCGGTCGAGACGGAGGAAGGCAGCTGGATCTTTGAGTCGTATGACTTCACTTCCGCAACAGTGGCGGACGGCGATGTGACGTTCACCGGCACATGGCAGTTCATTCCGAAGGCGGAGAGCACGGCTTCTTCGGTCCTGACGGAGAGCACGGTTTCTTCCGCGGAACCGGAAACCGGGAGCACGGTGTCTTCTGCGGCGTCGGAAATCGGGGACACGGCATCTTCCGCGGCCTCTGCGTCTGAGAGCGCGTCGTCCGCGTCTTCCTCAGCCGCGTCGAATCAGCTTCTGCCGTCCGATACGGACTCTTCCGAGGCGCAGGCCGCGACGTACGGTGTCCGGTATGAATTTGTTTCCGGTACGGAAGGAAAGGAACTGCCTGAGTCGGTGACGGCGCTTCTGCCCGCTGACGACGGTCAGTACACGAGCGGCACGGAAGTGACGGCGCAGGCGCCGGAGAAGCAGTCTGTGGAGACAGAGGACGGAACCTGGACGTTCCGGTCTTATGACGCGGATCAAAAACGGATGGCGGACGGCGGTATGGTCTTCACCGGCACATGGGTGTTCGCCCCGAAGGCATCAGGCACAGAGACCACATCAGGAAACGCTTCGTCCGAGACGGCTTCGTCCGAGACGGCTTCGTCGGAGACAGCCTCATCCGAGACGGCTTCGTCCGAGGCGGCTTCGTCCGAGACGGCTTCGTCGGAGACAGCCTCATCCGAGACGGCTTCGTCCGAGACGGCTTCGTCCGAGACGGCTTCGTCCGAGACGGTTTCGTCGGAGACAGCCTCATCCGAGACGGCTTCGTCGGACACGGCTTCATCCGGAACGGATTCTTCGAAATCCGGATCGTCTTCCCCGGAGGCGGACACGGTATCCGAGCTTTACTCAGTATTCTATGACTTCTCCGCTCAGGACGGCACAGAGCTTCCGGTGGATGTCATGGATCAGCTTCCGAAGGACGGCACGAAATACAAGGCCGGCACGAAGGTGACGGCGCAGGCGCCGGCCAGGACGACAGTTGAGGAGCCGGAAGGCACCTGGACATTTGCGGGATATGACCACTCCTCGCTGACGGTTACGGCCGACGGAGACAACACGTTCTACGGCATCTGGACGTTCAAATCGGCTGAAACCTACGAGGTGAAGTACCAGTTCGTATCGGACAACGATCAGTACAAGCTGCCGGATGCGGTGATGGAGCTGATTCCGGGTGACGGAAACGAGTACACCGCCGGGTCCACCGTGACGGCCAGAAAGCCGGCGGCATTCAAAGTGTCCGTATCGGACGGCACCTGGAATTTCCGGGGATATGATCAGGACAGCGCGGTAGTCGAGGATTCCGACATTACCTTCACCGGAACCTGGTCCTTTGAGAAGAAGGAAGTGAAGACGTACAACGTCCACTACACCTTTGTTTCGGGAACCGAAGGCTTCGGGATTCCGGACGATGTGGCGGCGCTGCTCCCGTCGGACGGCAATGAGTACGAAAGCGGTCAGGAGGTCAGAGCGATCAGTCCTGCGGAGACAACGCTGACGGTAGGAAGCTGGATCTGGACGTTCGCCGGCTACGATCAGAGCAAAAAGACGGTCGGCGATTCGGACATCACGTTCACCGGTACCTGGACCTGCAGGAAGAACATCGACCCGAACGAGAAGGTCACGCTGAAGATCGTCAAGAAATGGGTGGATTCCGGCAACGCTGCCAAGGCGAGACCCTCCTCTATCTCCGTGACGCTCTATAAGAACGGAACGAAGTATGAGACCTTCACCTGCAAGGCTCCGACCAAGACGGCGGACACCTGGACTTATACGCTCCCGGCGCTTCCGAAGTACGAGGATGAAAAGGAAATCTCGTGGACCGTTGACGAAGCGGCGGTTCAGGGATACAGCAAGAGCATTGACGGCATGGTGATCACGAATACCTACGGAACGAAGGTCAATGCGGCGAAGACCGGCGACACATCGCCGATCGGGCTCTATGTGGGCGTCGCCGTGGCGGCTCTGGCGGTCGTGGTGATTCTTCTGATCGCCGGACGGAGAAAGAAGAAATAA
- a CDS encoding type 2 periplasmic-binding domain-containing protein yields MRICTASAFKKYSSFQWDCIEMPRGGGGENQSRVDSLLAGISIRSRHPDLAWAFLKFLSSDEALQTEFFHTMPTVPVLKKVLEADDASDVLRGGNDEAGSLDSALVSDVIENGRSEPVFEAYQSAMALADAELKQLYGAQDADLDVELRSVQQKVRNALTHYGTDS; encoded by the coding sequence TTGAGGATCTGTACCGCATCTGCGTTCAAGAAATATTCCAGCTTTCAATGGGACTGCATCGAGATGCCGCGGGGAGGCGGCGGGGAGAACCAGTCCAGGGTGGACTCTCTGCTGGCCGGCATCAGCATCCGGAGCCGGCATCCGGATCTGGCGTGGGCGTTCCTGAAATTTCTGTCATCCGATGAAGCGCTGCAGACGGAATTTTTCCATACTATGCCGACCGTCCCGGTGCTGAAGAAGGTGCTGGAGGCGGATGACGCCTCGGATGTGCTTCGGGGCGGAAATGACGAGGCGGGCTCGCTGGATTCCGCTTTGGTATCCGATGTGATCGAAAACGGAAGGAGCGAACCGGTGTTTGAGGCGTACCAGAGTGCAATGGCGCTGGCGGATGCCGAACTGAAGCAGCTGTACGGAGCGCAGGATGCGGATCTTGACGTAGAGCTTCGCAGCGTGCAGCAGAAGGTACGGAACGCGCTGACGCATTATGGAACCGACAGTTGA
- a CDS encoding substrate-binding domain-containing protein — translation MKRKLMATILAASMIAVMGTGVYADSAVESAASGAESAEEAIDTTNHTGKHFKFGYTCMDGTNPFFVTIQNEMKEKIEANGDTLVITDPGNDSSKQISQVEDMLSQNLDGLFVNPVDAKGILPALDEAKADKAVSLMYRYLNGEKLEDTYPVDTFLITADNVDQYGRMAVKGA, via the coding sequence ATGAAAAGAAAGTTGATGGCAACGATTCTGGCAGCTTCCATGATCGCGGTGATGGGAACCGGCGTGTACGCTGACTCTGCTGTCGAGTCGGCGGCTTCCGGGGCCGAGTCGGCTGAGGAAGCGATCGACACGACCAACCATACGGGCAAGCATTTCAAGTTCGGCTATACCTGCATGGATGGAACGAACCCGTTCTTCGTCACGATTCAGAACGAGATGAAGGAGAAGATCGAGGCGAACGGCGACACGCTGGTCATCACCGATCCGGGCAACGACAGCTCCAAGCAGATCTCTCAGGTTGAGGATATGCTTTCTCAGAATCTGGACGGCCTCTTCGTCAATCCGGTCGATGCCAAGGGAATCCTTCCGGCACTGGACGAGGCGAAGGCGGACAAGGCGGTTTCTCTGATGTACAGATACTTAAACGGCGAGAAACTGGAAGATACCTATCCGGTCGACACATTCCTGATCACGGCGGACAACGTCGATCAGTACGGACGGATGGCAGTAAAAGGCGCCTGA